From a region of the Castor canadensis chromosome 7, mCasCan1.hap1v2, whole genome shotgun sequence genome:
- the Usp1 gene encoding ubiquitin carboxyl-terminal hydrolase 1: MPGVVPSESNGLSRGSPSKKNRLSLKFFQKKETKRALDFTDSQENEEKASEYRGSEVDQVVPAAQSSPMNCEKRENLLPFVGLNNLGNTCYLNSILQVLYFCPGFKSGVKHLFNIISKKKEALKDEANQKDKGNCKEDPLASYELICSLQSLIISVEQLQASFLLNPEKYTDELATQPRRLLNTLRELNPMYEGYLQHDAQEVLQCILGNIQETCQLLKKEEVKNVSESTKVEEKSHQKEEVSGINNMEIDNIRNSEDNKEKLPKGNGKRKSDNEFCNMKKKVKISKEYQSLEENQRQTRSKRKAVGDTLEIPPKITPKYVSENENAKPSQKKSRVKINWLKSGTKQPSILSKFCSLGKITTNQGSKGQSKENEYDLEEDLGKYESDNITNGCGFESPGNNVTPVNINGVKPINKGVEQIGFELVEKLFQGQLVLRTRCLECESLTERREDFQDISVPVQEDELSKVEESSEISPEPKTEMKTLRWAISQFASVERIVGEDKYFCETCHHYTEAERSLLFDKMPEVITIHLKCFAASGLEFDCYGGGLSKINTPLLTPLKLSLEEWSTKPTNDSYGLFAVVMHSGITISSGHYTASVKVTDLNSLELDKGNFVVDQMCEIGKPEPLNEEEARGVAENYDDEEVSIRVGGNTQPSKVLNKKNVEAIGLLGGQKSKADYELYNKTSNSDKAASTSFAENRNSETNNTNGTHESDRNKESSDQTGVNISGFENKISYVVQSLKEYEGKWLLFDDSEVKVTEEKDFLNSLSPSTSPTSTPYLLFYKKL, from the exons atgcctgGTGTCGTACCTAGTGAAAGCAATGGGCTTTCAAGAGGTAGTCCATCCAAGAAAAACAGACTTTCTTTGAAGTTTTTTCAGAAAAAGGAAACTAAGAGAGCCTTAGATTTCACAGATtcccaagaaaatgaagaaaaagcttCTGAATATAGAGGATCTGAAGT TGATCAAGTTGTTCCTGCAGCACAGTCCTCACCTATGAACtgtgagaagagagaaaactTGTTACCATTCGTGGGACTGAATAATCTTGGCAATACTTGTTATCTTAATAGTATACTTCAG GTATTATATTTTTGTCCTGGTTTTAAATCTGGAGTGAAGcacttatttaatattatttcaaagaagaaagaagctcTAAAGGATGAAGCCAACCAGAAagataag GGAAATTGCAAAGAAGATCCTTTGGCAAGTTATGAACTTATATGTAGCTTACAGTCCTTAATCATTTCAGTTGAACAGCTTCAGGCTAGTTTTCTCTTAAATCCAGAGAAATACACTGATGAACTTGCTACTCAACCAAGGCGGCTGCTTAACACACTCAG GGAACTCAACCCTATGTATGAAGGATATCTGCAGCATGATGCACAGGAAGTATTACAGTGTATTTTGGGAAATATTCAAGAAACATGCCAactcttaaaaaaagaagaagtaaaaaatgtgtcagagtcaactaaggTAGAAGAAAAATCTCACCAGAAAGAGGAAGTGAGTGGAATTAACAACATGGAGATTGACAATATCAGGAATTCTGAGGACAATAAAGAAAAACTCccaaaaggaaatgggaaaagaaaaagtgacaaTGAATTTTGtaacatgaagaaaaaagttaaaatatccaAGGAATACCAGTCATTGGAAGAGAACCAGAGACAAActagatcaaaaagaaaagcTGTTGGTGATACATTAGAGATTCCTCCTAAGATAACCCCCAAGTATGTTTCTGAAAATGAGAATGCAAAACCCTCACAAAAGAAATCAAGAGTTAAAATAAATTGGCTTAAGTCTGGAACTAAGCAACCCAGCATTCTATCTAAATTCTGTAGTCtgggaaaaataacaacaaaccaaGGATCAAAAGGACAATCTAAAGAAAATGAGTATGATCTTGAAGAGGACTTAGGGAAGTATGAAAGTGATAACATAACTAATGGTTGTGGATTTGAATCTCCAGGAAATAATGTTACACCTGTAAATATTAATGGAGTTAAACCCATAAATAAAG GTGTGGAACAAATCGGTTTTGAGCTAGTGGAGAAATTATTTCAAGGTCAGCTGGTATTAAGGACTCGTTGTTTGGAATGTGAAAGTTtaacagaaagaagagaagattTTCAAGACATCAGTGTGCCAGTACAAGAAGATGAGCTTTCCAAAGTAGAGGAGAGTTCTGAAA TTTCTCCAGagccaaaaacagaaatgaagaccttgAGATGGGCAATTTCGCAGTTTGCTTCAGTGGAGAGGATTGTAGGAGAAGATAAATATTTCTGTGAAACTTGCCATCATTATACTGAAGCTGAGCGAAGTCTTTTGTTTGATAAAATGCCTGAAGTTATAACTATTCATTTGAAGTGCTTTGCTGCTAGTGGCTTGGA gTTTGATTGTTATGGTGGTGGACTTTCCAAGATCAACACTCCTTTATTGACACCTCTTAAATTGTCACTAGAAGAATGGAGCACAAAGCCAACTAATGACAGCTATGGATTATTTGCAGTTGTGATGCATAGTGGCATTACAATAAGTAGTGGGCATTACACTGCTTCTGTTAAAGTCACCGACCTTAACAGTCTAGAACTAGATAAGGGGAATTTTGTGGTTGACCAGATGTGTGAAATAGGTAAGCCAGAACCACTGAACGAGGAGGAAGCGAGGGGTGTGGCTGAAAATTATGATGATGAAGAAGTATCGATTAGAGTCGGTGGAAATACACAGCCAAGTAAAGTTTTgaacaaaaaaaatgtagaagCTATTGGACTTCTTGGAGGACAAAAAAGCAAAGCAGATTATGAGCTATACAACAAAACATCTAATTCTGATAAGGCTGCCAGTACATCATTTGCTgaaaatagaaattctgaaacTAATAATACTAATGGGACCCATGAATCTGATAGAAACAAGGAATCCAGTGACCAAACAGGTGTTAACATTAGtggatttgaaaacaaaatttcgTATGT